The DNA region GATGAGGAAGATGCCTGAGGAGCCAGAGAGGGATAGATCAGCCCTCAGAAATGGCAGTAGGACTTGTCTATCCCTGGGGATTCCTTGCTATTGGAATTGATTTAATGAAGAAGCACTTTCCTAGATAGCATCTCTGAGGCTTAATTGGTTATGACTCTGGTTCTGGTGCTGAAGGAGCATAACTGACTCATCCGGCCCTCACCGGGCACCCATCCCCTTGAGGCTGCCCCAGAATGCCCCAGCCTCCAAGGTCTCCTTCTCTGGGGTACAGACAGGGGGTCGTCTGGGAGCCAGTGAGTTGTCCCCATGGACCTCTGAGAGGAAGGCACATTGTAGCAATGTCCTAGCACCAGTAAAGAAAaccagccaggaaaaaaaaaaattagggggctaaagaaacaaaggggatggagagggaggcttgAACTGAAGGAATTAGTCTGGAAAGAGTGAGCTCTGCCACACGCTGGCTGTGTAAACtctgacaagttacttaacctctctgagcatcagtgaCCTCACCTGGAAAAGTGGGGAAATGCCAGCATGACAAGGTTGTGGGAGGATTCAACTCAATAAACCTGTGCTTGGCTGATACACAGTTAAGGTGTAACAATGTAACAGTAAATGCTGTTATCAATGAGAATCACCTGGACTATGGTAAGAAGCGGCAAGAGCATAATGAATCTGAGAGTTGGGGGCGGGGGCGTGGGTTTCTTCTCAGCCCTGGGGGGAACCATGGGAACAGGGGCACTGTTTATCTGGAGGCTGTGGCTCTGACCCCCATTGCCCTCCCCCACGCAGGAGCCCAGCCTCCCTTACCTATTGCTATCAGGGTGCCCACGAGAATGCCCACCGCCGACAGCTTCGTGGGCATGCCCTTCATGCGGCCCACCTTGCGCATGCACTGCCCCTCCACATTGCAGCGACACACGATCACTGAGGACAGGCAGGGAAGGAAGGtcagggcagtgggggagggctCCCCAGCTTCTCAGCGGCTTAAGCCCAGCCCAGCTGGCTAGTGTGTGTGCTTCTGTGCCTATGTATGTGTTCATGGGTGTGGGGGTTGAAGCAAGCTCCTTTGTGCATGTGCCTGTGTGCACTGGGCTCTGCGTGCCCAGCCACACATGTGCAGGTGTGCACAGGTGTATGCTGTCCACATGAGCCTGCAGACATGCTGCCCAGTCCCTCCGCCTACGTCCCAGTGGCTCCGTCAGAAACTGCACGCCCCTGACCTTGGCCGCACCCCAGCCCGGCCTCACCTCGGACCTGGATCTGCCATATCTGGTCACTGTGGCTGACAACTATGGGGACTACGTGTTCACGAGGCTCCACCCAATGCAGGCCCAAGGTGAGGTAGGCATGGGACCCTGTTGGGACCATAAGCAGCGATCAGAGTCAGCAGCCTGCTtcccccaggcccagccccaccctcatgGTGAGAGGGTGTCTCACTTCCCAAAGCCACCAGCCCCCTGCCTTGGCCACAGCCTCCCCGCTTTCCCCAGCACACACCATTGAGAGCCCGGAGACGCCAGTCCCGCTGCACCGTAGGGTTGGGACCAAGGGCAAAGCTGTAGGGACCATGTCTACCAGCCAGGTCAGGGTCCTCCCTGGGTCCACTGACAACCACCCCATGGTCCTGGCGGGGTGTGCATAGGTGTCGGGAGGGCACGGGAGCCAGCGTCGGGGCTGGGGCAGAAAGGGCCTTCAGGAAGTGGATCACAAGGGTCGCAGAGGTGCTCAGCGTTGGTTCATCTGCAGAGGAGGCAGTACTGAGGTGACTCGGCCCCTTGTGGGGGAGTTGGGTGAATTCAAGTTCCCTGGGCTGGTCCCCTTCCCCACAGTCCATCTTCTCACCCTGCTGAGCCCCTTTCTtgcccctccttcccacccacctcCACATCTCCATCCCCAGCATCTCCACGCTAGTCTCTTCCTCACAATGCCCTTCACCCCCTTCACCATCCAAACACCCGCCAGGCCTTCCTGTGCCTTTTTGGATGGAAAGTTtgcctcaccccccacccccacccccggcccctggAGCCAGGGCCCAACAATGCAGAAATGCCCCGACTGCACATGAGCTCTCCCCTGCTGGTCTGTCTTGCATCACAGGACAGCCCAGCTCAGAGCTGAAACCTGACATCCCGCCCCTGGGCCAGCTCTTCATCCCGTCAACATGGTGTTTGGAGTCCTCCCCACCTGACCTCATCCAAGCTCACCTCCTGGCATGCCTCCCGGGGAGAGCCCCTGGCCCTTATCTGCCCCCTCACCTCCCGCCCAGCCCCCAACCCTCTGCTCCCAGTTTGTGTATAAAGCTGACACCCTAAGAGAGGCCCCCCCAGCCGTCCCAGGGTGAGGTTGGGGGACTATAAGTGTCTGGCAAAGAGGATGTTGGCAGGGCAGAGGCCAGGCATTCTCAGAGAAGGACACTGTACCCAGCCCCttgtccctccctcctgcctggggCAGAGTGGATGCCAGCAAGGGCCCTGGGGAGGAGGCTTGGTCCTGCCCATCTGTGTGTCTGAGGCTCTCTCACCCTCCCAGGGGTCCCCACCATAGACTGGCCATACCTGCATCCTGGGCCTCTATGAGCACTGTGTACATGTCCCCAGGCTGGGCGCCCTGCAGGGGCCGGGCTGTGTGCACCTCCCCGGAGATCTCCTTGATGCAGAGCCAGCCCTCGGAGTCATTGACCAGGGAGAATCTGAGGCCCAAAGAAAATGGGCAGGGAGGCAGTGACCACATATGGGGTCTTGCCCAGAGACCTCCAGGGCCATGTGACCTGCCCGAGTCCCACATTCCCTCTGTGACTTGaaggcagcagcagcatccatgATCTGTCTCCAGCTTAAGGGACTtgttggggcggggcggggcttaAACCACAgacactgaggctgagagagggaTCACACTAGAGCCTGTGGGACTCTAGACTTAATTCCACTATTCCCAGGTCAGCCCACAAAGGGCCAAGATGGAGCCAGAGGCCTGGGAATAGCACAGTGCTGCAGTCTGGGTGGGTGGCAGGAAGAGGGCCGGGTATACAGGATGGAATGAGGAGGCGTCATCTGAGCTCTCAAGGGGTCCCAGCACCCCTTCTCCCTGCTACCCTGGTGCCCCCAAGAGTCACAACCTGCAAATTAGCCAATGGTTTGAGGAACTTTCCAGGTCGTAAATAATGTGAGTTCCCTCTGAGGTCCAGGGGTCATTCCCAAGGAACAGAGGAGGTCCAGTCTAGGTAAGGCGCTGGGCTCCTGCCTTACCTGAGGGGATTGCTCATGGGGTCTGAGGGCTGGACAGTCAGCAGGAGGGAGCCAGCAGGGGTGCTGATGGGGACGCTGGCCTCATAGCTCTCCTGGTCCAGCTGAGGAGGCGGCACCACCCTTTCCACCAGCACAGTCACGGtggctgtggctcctgggcctgggcctggccccACCAGCTCTTCCACGTTccgcaccaccaccaccaacttgTGGCTCGGAGCTGCCTCATAGCTGAGGTTCTGGAACCAGAGGGACATGGGTCACTGTGTGGGCCAAGGCATGGCGCCCTCATGCatgaatgcgtgtgtgtgtgtgtacacccatTCTCCACCCCTAGCCCCTTACCTTGAGGAGTCTCAGCTGGACATGACCAGAGTCTGGCTCCCAGTCCAGGCTGAAGGTCCCCTCTTCATCCCCTGCCTCGATGGCAAAGTCCATGAGGCGGAAGGCAGGCTCGAGGTCAGCATCAGTGGCCGTGAGTGTGGTCACCAGAGTCCCAGGCTCTGCATCCTCAGGGAGACTTACGGGCTCAATCTGGAGAGATGGCGAGGGGCTGTGAGCCTACCATTAGTGCCTGCTGAAGGGGTCCTTCCCTGTGCCTGCTTACCTGGGAAGTGGTGAACTCCGGGGCGTGGTCATTGATGTCCGTGATGGTGACTGGTATTTCACAGGTGCTGCTGAGGCCTGAGACAGAGGAGGGCATGTTGGGGAGGCCAGGGTGGGAGCTGAGGGGTCAGGGAACCGTGGTCACTACTGGGGCACTTACCACCATCTGCTCCTCCTAGGTCCATGGCCAGCACCTGAAGCAGGATGTTCTGGCCAGCTTGGAGCTGGGCAGCCCCCAGGGTCACGCTGCCCGAGGTGGAGTCCAGCTCGAAGGCTCTCAGTTCTGCCGGCTCCTCAGGCTCAGGGCTCAGTAGCTGATACACAACATGGGAATTGGGGGAACTGGGAGCATCTGTGTCCTCTGCCGAAATCTTAGCCACCTTGGTGCCTGCGAAGATGACACCCACCTGGGTGGGACCACAGCCAAGCCTGGAGGCCTTACCCCCCACTCTTcttagtgtatgtgtgtgggttgGGTCGGATGTTGATATAGCGGCCTGGGGCTGGCTGGCCCCATAGCACAGGAGGGTCACGTGGCATAGTTCACAAGGACTTTACCACTACCCCACCCCCTAACAGGGCCCATAGCCCACCTGGGGGGCTGAGCTCTGGGATGCTGACTGAGGGGCCTCGTGGCGGGCAGACGGGTGCGTTGTCATTCTCATCCGTCACCACCACCTGCAGCTCCAGTGGTTCTGCGTAGTCCTCACTGTGGGTGTTCTGAGCCCACACCCGGAGCAGGTACTGTAGTGGGTAGTGGGAGGGCTTCAGGTGAAGACCAgggtcttctcttctcttctgaaGGGTGGGCAGCTccagttcttctgcctcagtgCCTGTGGAGGATGTGACACCCCCAGAagccccctgaccagggaccaaacacCCCTCGGCCTGTCCTGGCTCCCCCTTCATCTCACCTCAGCCTGGGCTTCTCGATCCAGCTCCCGGGTCACGTAGAgtttcccctctgtgtccacatcaAAGGGTCCCTGGGGCTGGCTCTCCAGGTGATAATGTACATCCCCCCCATTCCAGTGGACCTGCGAGGGAGACACAGAATGAAGGTCTCCAGGATGAAGGGCAGGAATAGTCCACGTTATCCCTTATGTTCCAACTGTTCATGGTTTAGGGAGCCTGCGCCCCAACTGCCATGTGACTCCAGGCACATGTCCTCTTGGGAGACCAGGTATGATCCTTTTGTTTAGGGAGGTTGTCGTGACAACCCTGTGGTGGCCTTGCCCTGGTTCAAGCCTGGATCCTGCCCAACGTGTCTGAATGACCAGATTGTTTTATTCTCTCCTCTCTGGGACTGAGCCTGACCCCAGGGCATTCCTCGAGGAGGCCTGAGACATTCCTGGCCTAGGTGACAATCCCCATGGCAGCAAGGAGGTAGCAGCTGTTCTGTGAGGAAGCCTGGGGTGAGCTCAGGAGGTCAGAGCAGAGAGCCACGCCAACCAGAGGACGGCCAACTGAGGAGCTCAGGGCCTGGTCCTTTAAACACTCATTGCATCGTGGAAGCTGATGGGGACAGAGGAGAGGGGAGCATAGTCAGGGGCGGAGCAGGGGTCAAGGTCAAGTTGCACCCCAGATCCAAACCCCAAACCTCCATAAGACTCAGGCCCAGCTGCATCATCCACGGGGTTATCTCAGCTGTAACAGCTATTTACTCACCTGAGCAATGTGGTGTGGGTATGGGACGTGGAGATTCTCTGCCAGGCGGACAGGATCTAGGGGCACCCAGGTGTTTTCCACTATAGAGACATCTATGGTGGCTGTGGCCTGGTGGCCCGAGGCCTGGTCACCCATGTCCTTGACCTGTACCAACAGCTGGTAGTGCCCCTCCAGAGACTTGTCTAGGCTGGTGCTCCCTAGAAGGGGAAGGCAGTCAGCTGGTCAGGGGGCCAGTGCATCCTTCTCAGCAAGGAACCAAACACAAAGACACGTACACGGCAGGTGTTCAGGATACTGTCTTGGCCAAGGGATGAGAGGAACCTGTAGCACCATCGTGAGCAGCCAACCTGGACTTGACAGTTTGCAGAATCACTTGCACATCTGTCCACACAATGAAAGCTTGATGTACTGGATTCGTGGATGGCCAGGATGAGGGGGTACATGGGTGGATATGTAGATGAGTGAATGACTGGTTGGATAAATGGACAGTTGACTGGATAGATAGAGGCTTGGGAGGGCAGATAGATGGGGATTTGGACCTGTGGATGGATGGTTGGGTAGATGGACTATATATGTGGTTGGGTGGTAGATAGGCGAATGAGAGAGTTGTATGATtgactactttttcttttcccaatttgtttCTTTGGTCTGAACTCCCATGTCCAGGTCTCTCTTGCCATCCGTCCCAAGGTCTCCCAGCCACAAGGTTCTGGGCCACAACCCCTCAGGTCTCTCCCACCCTTGCCTCTTAGGCCCAGGTTTGTAGAATGTAGGGTTGAGGCACTTCCAGTcacgtgcatgcttagttgctcagttgtgtccaactctttgtgaccccatggactgtagcccaccagactcctctgtctgtgggattctccaggcaaggatattggagtgggttgcaattcccttctccaggggatattcccaacccagggatcaaacctggtcctcctgcattgcaggtggactgtttaccactgaaccaccagggaaaccctacttCCAGGCACACGTTTCTTAACTCTCCATGCATGGTCCTGGCTCCACACATGATTTTGCCTTGCTACCCTCTCCAGCTGCAAtactctttcctcctcttttatCTCTTGAGCTGCAAACCCATCCTACAGCTCAGATGAAACCCAGCTCTCCCCGTCCCTCCCTTTTCACACTGAGCTCAGGCTCACCCTCAGGGCTCAGAGCCAGAGCGCCCAGCCGAGGCTCCAGCTGGAACATATCTGAagcaggctgggctggggccTGGTTCAGGATGTGGAACCGAAGATCTGAGTTGGCTGTGCCTGGCTCATCCCCATCGGAAGCCTCcaggaagaagaaggggacacCTGGGAGTATGGGGAGAGTTTACCATTAGGGACAAAGGGGTGGGGAGAGTCTCCCAAGCTTCGCCTGTCTCTCCCTGGTTCTGCCTTTCATACCCATCATCATATCAGGATTCTGAAGGTGCGCCAAGACTCTTcaccccacttcacagatgagtaaactgaggcctAGAGTAGATGGAACTCACCTGTGGACCCTCAGCTGGGTGGGGGGTGCGGATGGGACAGAAATGGGAGGGAGGCAGTTTGGACCCTGTTGCCCTGTCCCTATGCCATCTCTCTGGCCATCagcttcctctcttttctcccgTCGGTGCCCAACTGACCTTGCTGTGAGCTCACTGCGTTGGGCACTCACCCGGCCTAGTACCCCGGCTCAGCTGAACTTTGTAGGTGGCCTGGGAGAAGTGGGGCACCTGGTCGTTCTCATCCTTCACGTGCACACGCACAGGCTGCGGGCCCCACAGGACACGTCTGTCCTCGGTCTCCAGGGTGACCTGACAAGAAGGAGTGGTCAgagccccaccctcccccagcgacttccccctccccctggccCAGCCGTACCTGTAGCTGGTACTCTGTCTGTTCCTCCCGGTCCAGGGCCCTGGTCACCAGCAGGAAGCCAGATTCTGGATCCACAGCAAAGGGGCCCTCCCCTGCCACTCCTGTATCTCCTGACAGTGCAATCTGGCCCTCAGCCTCCTCACGGGGCAACGGCAGCTGGTGGGGGAAGAACAGAGGTAAAGCGAGCTAGGGGCGAGTCtgggggatgccccttccacccaatAGCCCCGTTTTTTaatatggggaaactgaggctcagagagggcttGCACTTGCCCGAGGTCACAAAGCCAGTAAGGAACAGGATGGACATTCAAAGCCAGAGCTCTTTCCCCTGTGTTGGGTGCTCCCTTATACTCTCTGCCCTACTTCCTGAAGCTTGAAACCCCTCCTCCACCACTTCAtcctttaattaattaattaatttttatgttttaaaatgttttggccATGCCGTGCAGCCTCTGGGATTTTTAGctccttgatcagggattgaacctggggccccgGCAGCAAGAGCACTGAGCcctaactactgaaccaccagacATGTCCCTCTCCTTCCGTTTGAAGCTCTACTTTCTTCTGAGATGAAAATCTTACTAGCCATTCACACTATACCACATACTCTCTAGAAAGCCAGAGCAATGAAGAGAAATGGATGCTGGAGGCAGGGGAAACAGGACCTGTGGGGAGGGCAGCCCACCCAGTCAGCTCTCAGACTCACCTTTGTCAAGTACAAAGGGAAATTTCCACCATAGTTCTCCGGGACTTCGACATACAGCTCTGCAGGCTGGGCTCTAGGGAGAGCCTGTGGAGGGATTCTCAACACGTCACCAAGCTGTACCTTCCTCCCATGGGTGTTACAACCCAACAGAGAAGGGGAATTTCTACTCCTCCCCTGGGCCTGGTCATACTTTATCCCTCCGCTCCCTGGCCTTTGACCTCCTAACCCCAAGACAGGCCTAGAACCACATCCCCCAGACACACCATCCATAGTCAGTGCAACTGGTCCAGGTGGAGTAGGGGGTGAAGGTACAACCCCCAAGGCCAGGATCTGAGGGCAAAGAGAGGGCCCAACTCACCTGGGGGACTAAGAAGCAAAGTAGCCAGAGCCAGGCAGGGACCATGGTCAGGATGGGCCTGTAAGGATCCAGCCCAGGTTGGTGGGCAGAGGGTCCCTCCCATAACCCTCCCTCGAGAAAGTGTTCCTCACCCATTCCCACAGCTTCCCCAGGCCCCCTGGGGTCCAGTGGCCCCCCCTCCTCTAGCTGGACCAGGGGGCAGGCAGTCAGGCCTCCTCCTGTGCCCTGCCTTCTGCTGCCCCAGCAGTTCTCAGagcagccccgccccccaccacttggacactgcccccaccccctcccacccttgTCACCGGCCTGAGCCTACTGCACACACATAGCCGGGCTTCACAACAGACTGGCCTCCTCTTCCTCTGTTTTGAGGGACCTGTGGCTCCCCATTGCCTGCAGCGCAGTATCTAGCTCCTTGGCCAGGTCCACCAAGACCCCCAGGTCCAGGTGCCCTGCATCTCTTGGTTCTTGTGCCCACAAGGGTCTCCACGGGGAGCTTCACCTCCAGACTTCTGTCTCCTTCCCACCATAGCCTCCCCAGCTCGTAGATCCCAAAGTATTCATTTCCTGGCAGTCTCCCTGAATCACCAATGTTTGAAGCTAGAAAAACCCTGATGACCCTGTGGGCCACCTCCTGTGGTCG from Cervus elaphus chromosome 4, mCerEla1.1, whole genome shotgun sequence includes:
- the CDH16 gene encoding cadherin-16, with protein sequence MVPAWLWLLCFLVPQALPRAQPAELYVEVPENYGGNFPLYLTKLPLPREEAEGQIALSGDTGVAGEGPFAVDPESGFLLVTRALDREEQTEYQLQVTLETEDRRVLWGPQPVRVHVKDENDQVPHFSQATYKVQLSRGTRPGVPFFFLEASDGDEPGTANSDLRFHILNQAPAQPASDMFQLEPRLGALALSPEGSTSLDKSLEGHYQLLVQVKDMGDQASGHQATATIDVSIVENTWVPLDPVRLAENLHVPYPHHIAQVHWNGGDVHYHLESQPQGPFDVDTEGKLYVTRELDREAQAEYLLRVWAQNTHSEDYAEPLELQVVVTDENDNAPVCPPRGPSVSIPELSPPGTKVAKISAEDTDAPSSPNSHVVYQLLSPEPEEPAELRAFELDSTSGSVTLGAAQLQAGQNILLQVLAMDLGGADGGLSSTCEIPVTITDINDHAPEFTTSQIEPVSLPEDAEPGTLVTTLTATDADLEPAFRLMDFAIEAGDEEGTFSLDWEPDSGHVQLRLLKNLSYEAAPSHKLVVVVRNVEELVGPGPGPGATATVTVLVERVVPPPQLDQESYEASVPISTPAGSLLLTVQPSDPMSNPLRFSLVNDSEGWLCIKEISGEVHTARPLQGAQPGDMYTVLIEAQDADEPTLSTSATLVIHFLKALSAPAPTLAPVPSRHLCTPRQDHGVVVSGPREDPDLAGRHGPYSFALGPNPTVQRDWRLRALNGSHAYLTLGLHWVEPREHVVPIVVSHSDQIWQIQVRVIVCRCNVEGQCMRKVGRMKGMPTKLSAVGILVGTLIAIGIFLILIFTHLTLARKKDLDQPVDSVPLKAAV